Proteins encoded within one genomic window of Humulus lupulus chromosome 1, drHumLupu1.1, whole genome shotgun sequence:
- the LOC133817976 gene encoding uncharacterized protein LOC133817976, protein MASNPTILLLSKELLTDENFMKWKSNINIVLNGDNSKFVMTETEPDFPRENPLKVMRGKYERLTTANNKAKVYMLASMLETLMTKMENVKTAYDIMDQLQEMFWHKSAQASFEATKRYVNCRMAPGQHARDHFI, encoded by the coding sequence ATGGCCTCCAACCCCACTATCCTTCTTCTGTCCAAGGAGTTGCTAACAGATGAGAACTTCATGAAATGGAAGtctaatatcaacatagtgttgaatGGAGACAACTCAAAATTCGTGATGACTGAAACCGAACCTGACTTTCCGAGAGAGAACCCCTTGAAGGTCATGAGGGGGAAGTATGAACGTTTGACTACTGCCAACAACAAGGCCAAGGTGTACATGCTTGCCAGCATGTTAGAAACGCTAATGACTAAGATGGAGAATGTCAAAACTGCTTACGAcatcatggatcaactccaagaaATGTTTTGGCACAAGTCGGCGCAAGCTAGTTTCGAGGCTACCAAGAGGTATGTTAACTGTAGGATGGCACCTGGCCAACATGCTCGTGATCATTTCATTTAG